A window from Garra rufa chromosome 14, GarRuf1.0, whole genome shotgun sequence encodes these proteins:
- the gjd1b gene encoding gap junction delta-2 protein — translation MGEWTILERLLEAAVQQHSTMIGRILLTVVVIFRILIVAIVGETVYEDEQTMFICNTLQPGCNQACYDKAFPISHIRYWVFQIILVCTPSLCFITYSVHQSAKQRDRRYSFLYPMIEKDYSREGTRKLRNINGILVQHSDSGVGKDEPDCLEVKEIPNAPRGLLHSKSSKVRRQEGISRFYIIQVVFRNALEIGFLAGQYFLYGFSVPGIFECDRYPCLKEVECYVSRPTEKTVFLVFMFAVSGICVVLNLAELNHLGWRKIKAAIRGVQARRKSICEIRKKDMAHLSQPPNLGRTQSSESAYV, via the coding sequence GATTCTACTGACGGTTGTGGTGATATTCCGTATCCTGATTGTGGCCATCGTGGGTGAAACCGTCTATGAAGACGAGCAGACCATGTTTATCTGCAACACCCTACAACCTGGGTGCAACCAGGCCTGCTACGACAAGGCCTTCCCCATCTCCCACATCCGATACTGGGTCTTCCAGATCATCCTCGTTTGCACACCTAGCCTTTGCTTCATCACCTATTCAGTGCATCAGTCTGCCAAACAGCGTGACCGTCGATACTCCTTCCTCTACCCAATGATAGAGAAGGACTACAGTCGTGAAGGCACCCGCAAACTACGCAACATCAATGGCATTTTGGTGCAGCATTCTGACAGTGGTGTTGGAAAGGATGAACCTGATTGCTTAGAAGTAAAGGAAATCCCAAATGCTCCAAGAGGCCTCCTGCATAGCAAGAGCTCCAAGGTACGACGACAAGAAGGCATCTCTCGCTTTTACATAATCCAGGTTGTGTTCCGCAATGCACTGGAGATAGGCTTCTTGGCGGGACAATATTTTCTATATGGCTTTAGTGTCCCCGGCATCTTTGAGTGTGACCGCTACCCCTGCCTGAAGGAGGTGGAATGCTACGTATCACGGCCCACTGAGAAGACGGTCTTCCTAGTGTTCATGTTTGCAGTGAGTGGTATCTGCGTCGTGCTCAACCTTGCTGAGCTTAACCACCTCGGCTGGAGGAAAATCAAGGCTGCCATTCGAGGTGTGCAAGCCCGCAGGAAGTCCATCTGTGAGATCCGCAAAAAGGATATGGCCCACCTGTCACAACCGCCAAACCTGGGCAGGACCCAGTCCAGTGAGTCTGCTTATGTCTGA